From a region of the Catalinimonas alkaloidigena genome:
- a CDS encoding UxaA family hydrolase: MKKVLKVQPTDNVIVALTDLAKGEAVEFEGRAYRMLHDTPAKHKFAEQDFAVGDPLYMYGVLIGRAAAPIQAGEVITTKNVKHAATGFAGRQGKTDWQAPDVSKWKDRTFMGYHRSDGRVGTANHWLVVPMVFCENRNINVIREALVEQLGYEYGGGPLYQSQRLVDVYRSGGSAEQLMETEILIQAEEQKARRVFPNVDGIKFLTHEGGCGGTRQDSDTLCRLLAGYICHPNVAGATVLSLGCQNAQVEILQEAIQRINPNFDKPLYILEQQQSQSEPQMISDAIRKTFVGLIQANEQIRRPAPLSKLTFGVECGGSDGFSGISANPAIGYASDMLVALGGTVILSEFPELCGVEQELIDRCVNDDLAEKFRSIQTAYARRAEESGSGFDMNPSPGNIKDGLITDAMKSAGAAKKGGTSPITDVLDYTEAVVNPGLNLLCTPGNDVESTTGLAGSGANIIMFSTGLGTPTGNPVTPVIKVSSNSKLAERMADIIDYNAGTVITGEKTIPEAGEELFDYCVKVASGEAQPHAVRLGQDDFIPWKRGVSL, translated from the coding sequence AAAGTACAACCCACCGATAATGTGATTGTTGCGCTCACCGATCTGGCCAAAGGCGAGGCTGTGGAGTTTGAAGGCAGGGCTTACCGGATGCTGCACGACACGCCCGCGAAGCACAAGTTTGCCGAGCAGGATTTTGCGGTGGGCGATCCGCTGTACATGTACGGGGTGTTGATTGGCCGCGCGGCGGCTCCCATTCAGGCTGGTGAGGTGATTACGACGAAAAACGTAAAACACGCCGCGACGGGCTTTGCAGGCCGCCAGGGCAAAACCGACTGGCAGGCACCCGACGTGTCGAAGTGGAAAGACCGCACGTTTATGGGCTACCATCGCTCCGATGGCCGGGTGGGTACGGCCAACCACTGGCTGGTGGTGCCGATGGTGTTCTGCGAAAACCGCAACATCAACGTCATCCGCGAAGCGCTGGTCGAACAACTGGGCTACGAATACGGCGGCGGCCCGCTGTACCAGTCGCAGCGGCTGGTGGACGTGTACCGCTCGGGCGGCTCGGCCGAACAGCTGATGGAAACCGAAATCCTGATTCAGGCCGAGGAACAGAAGGCCCGCCGGGTGTTTCCGAACGTCGATGGCATCAAGTTTCTGACCCACGAAGGCGGCTGCGGCGGTACGCGCCAGGATTCGGACACCTTGTGTCGCCTGCTGGCCGGTTACATCTGCCACCCGAACGTGGCCGGCGCCACGGTGCTGAGCCTGGGCTGCCAGAACGCGCAGGTCGAGATTCTGCAGGAAGCCATCCAGCGGATCAACCCTAATTTCGACAAGCCGCTTTACATTCTGGAACAGCAGCAGAGCCAGTCAGAGCCGCAGATGATTTCGGACGCCATCCGCAAAACCTTCGTGGGGCTGATCCAGGCCAACGAACAGATCCGCCGCCCGGCCCCCCTCAGCAAGCTGACCTTCGGGGTAGAATGTGGCGGTTCCGACGGATTTTCGGGCATTTCGGCCAACCCGGCCATCGGCTACGCGTCCGACATGCTGGTGGCGCTGGGTGGCACGGTGATTCTCTCGGAGTTTCCAGAACTCTGCGGCGTAGAACAAGAACTGATCGACCGGTGCGTGAACGACGACCTGGCCGAAAAATTCCGCTCCATTCAAACGGCCTACGCCCGCCGGGCAGAAGAGTCGGGTTCGGGTTTCGACATGAACCCTTCGCCGGGGAACATCAAAGACGGCCTGATTACCGACGCCATGAAATCGGCCGGGGCCGCGAAAAAAGGGGGCACCTCGCCCATCACCGACGTGTTGGACTACACCGAGGCGGTGGTCAATCCGGGCCTGAACCTGCTGTGTACGCCGGGCAACGACGTGGAGTCGACCACCGGGCTGGCCGGTTCCGGAGCCAACATCATCATGTTCTCAACCGGCCTGGGCACCCCGACCGGCAACCCCGTAACGCCGGTGATCAAAGTTTCGAGCAATTCGAAGCTAGCCGAGCGCATGGCGGACATCATCGACTACAACGCCGGAACGGTCATCACGGGCGAAAAAACCATTCCTGAAGCGGGTGAAGAGCTGTTCGACTACTGCGTGAAAGTGGCCAGTGGCGAGGCCCAGCCCCACGCCGTCCGGCTTGGGCAAGACGACTTCATTCCGTGGAAACGGGGCGTTTCGCTGTAA